Proteins encoded by one window of Streptomyces sp. NBC_01477:
- a CDS encoding helix-turn-helix domain-containing protein, translating to MTADAELLTVPEVMARLKISRSTVYDLIRTRQLPSLTIGRARRIPTHALTTYIHHHLEQEAA from the coding sequence GTGACCGCCGACGCCGAGTTGCTGACCGTCCCCGAGGTCATGGCCCGCCTCAAGATCAGCCGCTCCACCGTCTACGACCTCATCCGCACCCGCCAACTCCCCTCCCTCACCATCGGCCGCGCCCGCCGCATCCCCACCCACGCCCTCACCACCTACATCCACCACCACCTCGAACAGGAAGCCGCCTGA
- a CDS encoding 3-deoxy-7-phosphoheptulonate synthase, with translation MTSTPDELVSELPLTEAAARSVGAGRLTTRRVLSGADDRLLVVVGPCSIHDVDAGLAYAKSLGELAGELAEDLAVVMRVYVEKPRTTLGWTGLLCDPALDGSHDLDRGLRACRTLMLAVAEMGLPVATEWLSPVAPAYLADLISWGAIGARTVESQVHRQLASGLPMTVGMKNGSTGSVGVAVDAIRSAASPHAYLGLGPDGRAVTLRTSGNPDCHVVLRGASGTPNYRAENVREAARLLSAAALPTGLVIDASHGNSGKDHVQQAVVAREIAAQVAGGDTDIRGVMLEGFLIPGRQDLGAGEPVFGQSITDACMGWADTVDVLRDLAAATRRRRSARAAAQ, from the coding sequence TTGACGAGTACCCCCGACGAACTCGTCAGCGAGCTTCCGCTCACCGAGGCCGCCGCCCGTTCGGTGGGCGCCGGGCGGCTGACGACCCGGCGGGTACTCAGCGGCGCCGACGACCGGCTGCTCGTCGTGGTCGGGCCGTGCTCGATCCACGACGTGGACGCCGGTCTGGCGTACGCCAAGTCGCTGGGGGAGCTGGCCGGTGAACTGGCCGAGGACCTCGCCGTCGTCATGCGGGTGTACGTCGAGAAGCCGCGCACCACGCTCGGCTGGACCGGGCTGCTGTGCGACCCGGCGCTGGACGGCAGCCACGATCTCGACCGGGGGCTTCGCGCCTGCCGGACGCTGATGCTGGCGGTCGCGGAAATGGGGCTGCCCGTCGCGACGGAGTGGCTGAGCCCGGTGGCCCCGGCCTATCTGGCCGACCTCATCTCCTGGGGGGCCATCGGCGCGCGGACCGTGGAGAGCCAGGTGCACCGGCAGTTGGCGAGCGGTCTGCCCATGACCGTGGGCATGAAGAACGGCAGCACCGGCTCGGTGGGCGTCGCCGTCGACGCCATCCGTTCCGCGGCCTCTCCGCACGCCTACCTCGGCCTCGGCCCGGACGGCAGGGCGGTCACGCTGCGCACCAGCGGGAACCCCGACTGCCACGTCGTGCTTCGCGGCGCGTCGGGCACACCCAACTACCGCGCGGAGAACGTCCGCGAAGCCGCGCGCCTGCTGTCGGCGGCCGCGCTGCCCACCGGCCTGGTCATCGACGCCAGCCACGGCAACAGCGGCAAGGACCACGTCCAGCAGGCCGTGGTCGCCCGGGAGATCGCGGCGCAGGTCGCCGGCGGCGACACCGACATCCGGGGCGTGATGCTGGAGGGTTTCCTCATCCCCGGGCGCCAGGACCTCGGCGCGGGCGAACCCGTGTTCGGGCAGAGCATCACCGACGCCTGCATGGGGTGGGCCGACACCGTGGACGTGCTCCGGGACCTCGCGGCGGCGACCCGCCGGCGCCGGTCCGCGCGGGCCGCCGCGCAATGA
- a CDS encoding helix-turn-helix domain-containing protein, with product MASPPPVVLGTEGAPVLELLTVPQVMARLQLGRSAVYDLLRSGQLASITLGRARRIPTHALTDFIRTRLEQEAA from the coding sequence ATGGCCTCACCCCCGCCCGTCGTCCTCGGCACGGAAGGGGCACCGGTGCTGGAACTGCTGACGGTGCCCCAGGTCATGGCACGCCTCCAACTCGGCCGCTCCGCCGTCTACGACCTGCTCCGCTCCGGCCAGCTCGCCTCAATCACCCTCGGCCGCGCCCGCCGCATCCCCACCCACGCCCTCACCGACTTCATCCGCACCCGCCTCGAACAGGAAGCCGCCTGA
- a CDS encoding tyrosine-type recombinase/integrase, which produces MTTPRDTPASRRTRANGDGTIYQRKDGRWEAAAYVLAAGGTRKRIRVYGTTRKEAADKLTEAVAVSNRGLPTRISDTTVAQYLTYWLDTIAVHRLRATTHARYTAVARLHLLPALGPKKLHRLTVADVRGWLDQLRAACQCCTHGTDAARRADPKHPNQRPHCCAIGQCCSKRLSPRTLQYVHAVLNSALQQAVRDERVERNVARHVQVGQIRHRRFEPLTAAEARQFLQAARTDRLHALFELALRTGLRRGELLGLTWHDLDTENRTLNIRRTLQNAPNGGTALYPTKTRAAERRIALPAACLTALNQHRQTQDTERQTAGDRWEEQNLVFTTPSGNPLDPGGVTQHFRTLLTHAGLRRTRFHDLRHTCATLLLEQGVELITIKELLGHAHIAVTAEVYAHVRLRLQHQAIEALGRALNDGDDPADPPTATVVR; this is translated from the coding sequence ATGACCACACCCCGCGACACCCCCGCCTCCCGCCGCACCCGCGCCAACGGCGACGGAACCATCTACCAACGCAAGGACGGCCGATGGGAAGCCGCCGCATACGTCCTCGCCGCCGGCGGCACCCGCAAACGCATCCGCGTCTACGGCACCACCCGCAAGGAAGCCGCCGACAAACTCACCGAAGCTGTGGCCGTGAGCAACCGCGGCCTGCCCACCCGCATCAGTGACACCACCGTGGCCCAGTACCTCACCTACTGGCTCGACACCATCGCCGTCCACCGCCTGCGGGCCACCACCCACGCCCGCTACACCGCCGTCGCCCGCCTCCACCTGCTCCCGGCGCTCGGCCCCAAGAAGCTCCACCGGCTCACCGTCGCCGACGTACGCGGCTGGCTCGACCAGCTCCGCGCCGCCTGCCAGTGCTGCACACACGGCACCGACGCCGCCCGACGCGCCGACCCCAAGCACCCCAACCAGCGGCCCCACTGCTGCGCGATCGGCCAGTGCTGCAGCAAACGCCTCTCCCCACGCACCCTCCAGTACGTCCACGCCGTCCTCAACTCCGCACTCCAGCAAGCCGTCCGAGACGAACGCGTCGAACGCAACGTCGCCCGCCACGTCCAAGTCGGACAGATACGCCACCGACGCTTCGAACCCCTCACCGCCGCCGAAGCCCGCCAGTTCCTGCAGGCAGCGCGAACCGACCGGCTCCACGCCCTGTTCGAACTCGCTCTGCGCACCGGTCTACGGCGCGGCGAACTCCTCGGCCTGACCTGGCACGACCTCGACACCGAAAACCGCACCCTGAACATCCGCCGCACCCTACAGAACGCCCCCAACGGCGGCACCGCCCTCTACCCCACCAAAACCCGCGCCGCCGAACGCCGCATCGCCCTCCCCGCCGCCTGCCTCACCGCCCTCAACCAGCACCGTCAGACACAGGACACCGAACGCCAAACCGCCGGAGACAGGTGGGAAGAGCAAAACCTGGTCTTCACCACGCCCAGCGGCAACCCGCTCGACCCCGGCGGTGTCACCCAGCACTTCCGCACCCTCCTCACTCACGCCGGACTCCGCCGCACCCGCTTCCACGACCTTCGCCACACATGCGCCACCCTGCTCCTCGAACAGGGCGTCGAACTGATCACCATCAAGGAACTCCTCGGCCACGCCCACATCGCCGTCACCGCCGAGGTCTACGCCCACGTCCGACTACGCCTCCAGCATCAGGCCATCGAAGCCCTCGGCCGAGCGCTCAACGACGGCGACGACCCCGCCGACCCGCCCACCGCAACTGTTGTCCGTTGA
- a CDS encoding replication initiator: MSRWVWRIAAFGTDAELTDQAVAAYVAKYATKSADASGALDRAVFCRPCQGRGATLLPHGTPLPCTACGGTGQARPLPRLAVARHVRQMIRTCWGLGKRPEFADLKLWKWAHMLGFRGRFSTKSRSYSTTLGALRDARRTWRTEQAGAHAGTPASDPTTTLVIGHWNYLGSGYSPGAALLAAHVWHRKELARQFAAEGGC; the protein is encoded by the coding sequence ATGAGTCGTTGGGTGTGGCGCATCGCCGCCTTCGGCACCGACGCCGAACTGACCGATCAGGCCGTGGCTGCCTACGTGGCGAAGTACGCCACCAAGTCCGCCGACGCCTCCGGCGCCCTCGACCGCGCCGTGTTCTGCCGTCCCTGCCAGGGACGCGGCGCCACCCTCCTACCCCACGGAACCCCGCTCCCGTGCACCGCCTGTGGCGGCACCGGACAGGCCCGCCCGCTACCCCGCCTCGCCGTCGCACGCCATGTACGGCAGATGATCCGCACCTGCTGGGGGCTGGGAAAGCGCCCGGAGTTTGCCGACCTCAAGCTCTGGAAGTGGGCGCACATGCTGGGTTTCCGGGGCCGCTTCTCCACCAAGTCCCGCTCCTACTCCACCACCCTCGGTGCGCTGCGCGACGCCCGCCGCACGTGGCGCACCGAACAGGCAGGCGCCCATGCCGGCACACCCGCGTCCGACCCGACGACCACCCTCGTCATCGGCCACTGGAACTACCTCGGCTCGGGCTACAGCCCCGGCGCCGCACTCCTCGCCGCCCACGTGTGGCACCGCAAGGAACTGGCACGGCAGTTCGCGGCCGAGGGGGGCTGCTGA
- a CDS encoding tyrosine-type recombinase/integrase: protein MTTPRDTPASRRARANGDGTVYQRKDGRWEAAGYVLAPGNTHRRTRVYGTTRKEALAKLTDKIAASNKGVPAPSAQGSVAAYLTYWLETVAVHRLRETTHTRYTACVRLYLLPGLGRKKLAKLTAKDVRTWLDQLRATCQCCARGLDTARHQPQCCAVGTCCRKRLSPLTLAYVHSVLKSALEHAVREEEIPRNVARNVRMGTPRPRRFEPLTAVEARAFLVATHGHRLHALFELALHTGLRKGELLGLRWEDLDLTGGTASIRRTLQRTNSTGLTALPTKTQSSERRIALPTPCLRSLEQHRDRQRQEREAAGAGWKASGYVFTRPDGNPIEGATLTRHFNTLLRRAALRRIRFHDLRHSAATLLLEQGVELVVIKELLGHAHLGVTATVYAHVRLRLQRDAIDLLGIALRDPVQPATRPDDGDEPPVCAAAVR from the coding sequence ATGACCACACCCCGGGACACCCCCGCATCCCGGCGCGCACGCGCCAACGGCGACGGAACCGTCTACCAGCGAAAAGACGGTCGCTGGGAAGCCGCCGGATACGTCCTCGCCCCCGGCAACACCCACCGCCGCACCCGCGTCTACGGCACCACCCGCAAAGAGGCCCTGGCCAAACTCACCGACAAGATCGCCGCCAGCAACAAGGGCGTCCCGGCACCGTCCGCGCAGGGCAGCGTGGCCGCATACCTGACGTACTGGCTGGAGACCGTCGCCGTCCACCGGCTCCGCGAGACCACCCACACCCGCTACACCGCCTGCGTTCGCCTCTACCTGCTCCCCGGCCTGGGACGGAAGAAGCTCGCCAAACTCACCGCCAAGGACGTCCGCACCTGGCTCGACCAGCTCCGCGCCACCTGCCAGTGCTGCGCACGCGGCCTCGACACCGCCCGCCACCAGCCCCAGTGCTGCGCCGTCGGGACGTGCTGCCGCAAGCGGCTTTCCCCGCTGACGCTGGCCTATGTGCACTCCGTGCTCAAGTCCGCCCTGGAGCACGCTGTACGCGAGGAGGAGATCCCCCGCAACGTCGCCCGAAACGTCCGCATGGGTACCCCACGCCCCCGCCGCTTCGAACCCCTCACCGCCGTAGAAGCCCGCGCGTTCCTCGTCGCCACCCACGGGCACCGGCTGCACGCGCTGTTCGAACTCGCCCTCCACACCGGACTCCGCAAGGGCGAACTCCTCGGCCTGCGCTGGGAAGACCTCGACCTGACCGGCGGAACCGCCAGCATCCGACGCACCCTCCAACGCACCAACTCCACTGGCCTGACCGCACTCCCGACCAAGACCCAGAGCTCCGAACGGCGCATCGCCCTGCCGACGCCGTGCCTGCGCTCCCTCGAACAGCACCGTGACCGGCAACGCCAGGAGCGCGAAGCGGCAGGGGCGGGCTGGAAGGCGAGCGGCTACGTCTTCACCCGGCCCGACGGCAACCCGATTGAGGGCGCCACCCTCACCCGGCACTTCAACACCCTGCTCCGCCGGGCTGCCCTCCGCCGCATCCGGTTCCATGATCTGCGGCACTCGGCGGCGACCCTACTCCTCGAACAGGGCGTCGAACTCGTCGTCATCAAGGAACTGTTGGGACACGCCCACCTCGGCGTGACCGCGACGGTGTACGCCCACGTCCGACTCCGCCTCCAACGCGACGCCATCGACCTCCTCGGCATCGCCCTGCGCGATCCCGTCCAGCCTGCCACACGGCCCGACGACGGCGACGAACCGCCCGTTTGCGCAGCAGCCGTCCGCTGA
- a CDS encoding replication initiator, translated as MPAQLQLPTPATTSAPANRAFAPQALARSADTSANRDSALERRARLTARLAKLAAAGHLAPLARQIGSLGGCARPIRMTGHRTRLDAATGQILDHLDTRHLPAGELLLRCGNRRATRCRSCSHVYRYDTYQLIAAGLRGGKTVPTSVSTHPRVFATLTAPGFGPVHNQPGASPCACGTRHSDADPLLGTPLNPARYDYTGAVLWNAHAPALWARFTTHLRREIAHAAGLTQRTLRHHATLSYAKVAEYQKRGQIHFHTVIRIDGPTGPHSTPPAWATTGLLDHAVRAAAKRTRVQHRHPSRTGEADPAQPPEPSVFRFGRQIDVRAIHSTDFTGDAPVTDRHVAAYIAKYATKGAETTTGTLDRRLRFLAELAQHDLTDHARRMIHTAWHLGTRPQHAHLRLRQWAHMLGFRGHFSTRTRHYSTTLTHLRAERTTWRTHHDDAQQRSEQVQPVTDQHSDRADLTAGHTDPAAGHPSGHHAQSGRRAGTDTTLVISHWQYTGSGLLPELAHLAQLLAAAPRPRPEQPARTRQARRASDHAGHSTDPLTAPVQTEVTG; from the coding sequence ATGCCCGCACAGCTCCAACTCCCCACCCCCGCAACCACCTCCGCTCCCGCTAACCGGGCGTTCGCCCCACAGGCGCTCGCCAGGAGCGCCGACACGTCCGCGAACAGGGACTCGGCGCTGGAACGCCGGGCGCGCCTGACGGCCAGGCTGGCCAAGCTCGCCGCCGCCGGACACCTCGCACCCCTGGCCCGCCAGATCGGCTCACTCGGCGGCTGTGCCCGCCCGATCCGGATGACCGGACACCGCACCCGCCTCGATGCCGCCACCGGCCAGATCCTCGACCACCTCGACACCCGCCACCTACCGGCTGGCGAACTCCTGCTGCGCTGCGGCAACCGCCGCGCCACCCGCTGCCGCTCCTGCTCGCACGTCTACCGGTACGACACCTACCAGCTCATCGCCGCCGGACTGCGAGGCGGCAAGACCGTCCCCACCAGCGTCTCCACCCATCCCCGCGTCTTCGCCACCCTCACCGCCCCCGGCTTCGGCCCCGTCCACAACCAACCCGGCGCGTCCCCGTGCGCGTGCGGCACCCGGCACTCCGACGCCGACCCGCTGCTCGGGACGCCGCTGAACCCGGCACGGTACGACTACACCGGCGCGGTCTTGTGGAACGCCCACGCCCCCGCCCTGTGGGCCCGCTTCACCACCCACCTGCGCCGAGAGATCGCCCACGCCGCCGGACTCACCCAACGCACCCTGCGCCACCACGCGACCCTGTCCTACGCCAAGGTCGCCGAATACCAGAAGCGCGGCCAGATCCACTTCCACACCGTCATCCGCATCGACGGACCCACCGGCCCCCACAGCACTCCGCCCGCCTGGGCCACCACCGGGCTCCTCGACCACGCCGTCCGCGCCGCCGCCAAGCGCACCCGCGTCCAGCACCGACACCCCTCCCGGACTGGGGAGGCCGACCCGGCACAGCCGCCGGAGCCTTCGGTGTTCCGGTTCGGGCGGCAGATCGACGTCCGCGCGATACACAGCACCGACTTCACCGGCGACGCCCCCGTCACCGACCGGCACGTCGCCGCCTACATCGCCAAGTACGCCACCAAGGGCGCCGAGACCACCACCGGCACCCTCGACCGCCGACTGCGCTTCCTGGCCGAACTCGCCCAGCACGACCTCACCGACCACGCCCGCCGCATGATCCACACCGCCTGGCACCTCGGCACCCGGCCCCAGCACGCCCACCTCCGCCTGCGCCAATGGGCCCACATGCTCGGCTTCCGAGGCCACTTCTCCACCCGCACCCGCCACTACTCCACCACCCTCACCCACCTCCGAGCCGAACGCACCACCTGGCGCACCCACCACGACGACGCCCAGCAGCGCTCTGAACAAGTCCAGCCGGTCACTGACCAGCACAGTGACCGCGCTGACCTGACCGCCGGTCACACCGACCCCGCCGCCGGTCACCCCAGCGGCCACCACGCGCAGAGCGGGCGACGCGCTGGCACGGACACCACCCTGGTGATCTCCCACTGGCAGTACACCGGCAGCGGCCTCCTGCCCGAACTCGCCCACCTCGCACAACTCCTGGCCGCCGCACCAAGGCCCCGACCCGAGCAGCCAGCCCGCACTCGACAGGCGCGACGCGCGAGTGACCACGCCGGTCACTCCACCGACCCGCTGACCGCACCCGTCCAGACCGAGGTGACCGGGTGA
- a CDS encoding winged helix-turn-helix domain-containing protein gives MLLTFELIAEALRERIRSGELKPGDALPTQAVLMAEFGASSLSVQKAMALLKQDGYAISRPGKGAFVAHPDDGIDGDSGDGEAGSTPVGGTAARVEALELALAETLNQLTALRARVEALEAGGTERGC, from the coding sequence GTGTTGCTGACGTTCGAGCTCATCGCCGAGGCCCTGCGGGAGCGGATCCGCTCCGGGGAGCTGAAGCCCGGGGACGCGCTGCCGACGCAGGCCGTGTTGATGGCGGAGTTCGGGGCCTCCAGCCTGTCCGTGCAGAAGGCCATGGCCCTGCTGAAGCAGGACGGCTACGCGATCTCCCGCCCTGGCAAGGGAGCCTTCGTCGCCCACCCCGACGACGGCATCGACGGCGACTCAGGTGACGGGGAGGCGGGGAGCACGCCCGTCGGCGGGACGGCGGCGCGCGTCGAGGCACTGGAGCTGGCACTGGCCGAGACGCTTAATCAGCTCACCGCCCTGCGTGCCCGCGTCGAAGCCCTTGAAGCGGGCGGCACCGAGCGAGGCTGCTGA
- a CDS encoding Fic family protein encodes MLAGNTPVLVHNTGPACGLGGFKAGVTPDEITGINRGFGGETLLSGSPENTMINASRYNSFWDKSAVVIRDIAGSHMFNNGNKRTAQAVVEQLMERNGVTSGPTSQDLRSVIDRVGKGQLHSIDDISSALRGY; translated from the coding sequence GTGCTGGCTGGTAATACGCCAGTCCTGGTTCACAACACCGGGCCTGCGTGCGGTCTGGGCGGTTTCAAGGCAGGCGTAACCCCGGATGAAATCACCGGGATCAACCGCGGATTTGGCGGAGAAACGCTTTTGAGTGGCTCTCCCGAGAATACGATGATCAACGCAAGTAGGTATAACAGCTTCTGGGATAAGTCTGCGGTTGTCATTCGGGACATCGCAGGAAGCCATATGTTCAACAATGGAAATAAGCGAACTGCGCAGGCAGTCGTGGAGCAGCTGATGGAGCGCAATGGTGTCACGAGTGGGCCGACATCGCAGGACTTGCGCAGTGTCATCGACAGGGTCGGCAAGGGCCAGCTGCACAGCATTGATGACATCTCGTCAGCCTTGAGGGGCTACTAA